The Juglans regia cultivar Chandler chromosome 6, Walnut 2.0, whole genome shotgun sequence genome contains the following window.
CCATTACTGACAGGGAGAATGGTCAAATGAAACTAATACAGGTTCATGATTGTTATctgttcacattatttttattttaacaatgcaaaatatatatttattcacatTAGTAGCTAtgcaaaatattatttgaattcaCGGATCAAGTTGGTGACATATTAATAGAATTGCAATCAGGATGATCACCCAATTACTTTCAAAATACATAGTATTGTTTTGGATTTATAGTTTAAAAGTGACCGTAGAAAATGAATGAGAAATACTATATCTACAAAGaaatcttagaaaaaaaatttagaaattgacATACATCCGATCTcctttgatttgaaaaaaaaaataacaatctaATGTATATATCAAGCCACACAAATTTGTAAgttcaattttataaattctttttgtaGATCAAGCTAGCATTCTTCAAAACAAATTTACGAGTGTTATGTTCTTGTAAACTTGTACATTAGTCTGTAATAGAGTTTAAGATGAATGAATATTTTGAATTCTCATTAAATAAACAGTGTATACAATGTGTCTTTTTATAGCAATACAAGAGGGAATATTTCGCTTGGACAATACAACAAATAGAGGACGTGCTCTACCAAAATTCATGGCATTGTGCAAAGTTTGTTAGAAACCTCTGTTGGTACAATTACAGTAGTGTCTAGAGGACACTAAACAACCTATCTATGTAGTTCCAGAAGCCTCTAGAGCTATAGCTGATGTGTGTCGGCCTTGCTTTGTCACTTGTGATTTGGAGTCCAACGTGAAAGGCTCAGTACGCCCCCTCGAGCCTAACATGGTATCCACAATAGTGAGGCTCGTCCTGAGAAGATGAAAGCGAGGGGCTGCAAGAGACTTTGTCAGAATATTAACCAGTTGGTCTTTTAAAGGTAAAAAGGCTACTTGAAGAGTTTTGGCAGCAACTCTATGATGAACAAAATGGAAATCAATTTTCAAATGTTTGGTACGGGAATGAAGGACGGGATTGACAGAGAGATAGGTTGCATTGAGATTGTCACACCAAAGAAGAGGAGGTTTAGAAATGAAAACATGAAGTTCctttaaaagattttgaatCCAAAGTAACTCGGCAGTTGTATTGGCAAGGGCCTTATATTCGGCATCGGTGCTTGAGCGAGCAACAGTGTGTTACTTGCAAGAGGGCCATGAAATAAGGTTTTTACCCAGAAAAATGCAAAAACCACTTGTCAAGCGATGATCATCAGGGCAACTAGCCCAATCCGCATCAGAAAAAGGTTGAATTTGAAAAGATGATGACTTATGAATAAAAAGGCCAAAGTTAAGCATCTGTTTTAGATATCTAAGCAAGCGTTTAATAGCATGCCAATGTGGGTGTTAGGGattatgcatgaattgacatatTTTGTTAATTGTGAAGGCAATGTCTAGTCGAGTAAGGGAGATGTATTGTTGGCTCCCAACAATGTATCGTCCCAACAATGCTGCGATACATTGTTGGATCCGAGAAGGTGGGGGTATGAGAAACTGAGAGTCGACTAGATGTAGTCATTTGAGAATTAACTCCATATGTAGCAAGCATATTAACAAGGGAAAAGAGATCACagatatattttctttgagaaagtAAAATTCCATTGTCCAAATgacaaatttcaatacaaaaaaaaaaaaaggataatttaCCTAAATCTGTAACAGGAAAAACAGAGGCTGAAAAGATAATAAGGTGATCAATTTTAGAAGGATGCGAGCTTGTCACAATGATATCATCAACGTACACAAAAACATAAATGAGAATTGATTGAGAAGGGTAAATGAAAAGGGACGGGTCAgcttgagaaaaaagaaaaccatacTCATAGAGAGAGGTGGAAAGTTGGGCAAACCAAGCACGGGGtgcttgtttaagaccataaatGGCCTTGTGCAAGTGATACATGTACTCGGGATTTTCAGGATGAACAAACTCAATTGGCTGGGACATGTAGACGATTTCGTTTAGATCACATGGAGGAAGGCGTTTGGATGTCGAGTTGGCGGAGAGGCCATCCGTGAGACACAGCTAGAGCGAGAACAAGGCGGATTGTGGATGGATTGACAACCGGGCTGAACGTCTTAGCGTAGTCATCACCTTATTGCTGGTGGAATCCCTTGGCAACGAGTTTGGCCTTCCGTCTTTCAATGGAGCCGTCAGGATTGTGCTTGGTGCGAAACACCCACCTGTAGCCAATGATATtagaggaagggggagggggaaCAAGCGACCGAGTGTTTCTCTGGAAAAGAGCTTGAAATTCTCTGCTCATGGTGTCACGCTACTCAGGAAAACAGGAAGCCTTGGTGTAGGATGATGGATCTTCGGGAACATCGATGGTGAGGGAGAGGCAGTGCTGAGGGGTAGGATAAGGGATTTGGTCAAGGGTGAACAATTTGGGACAAGAGCTGTTGGTTTTGGATCTTGTAATAATCGGTGAACGTGGGGGTGGAGATAGAGGAATGGAGGGTTTTGAAGGGCTAGGGTTAGTGAGAGTCTAGTTCGAGAGAAGAGAATAGGAGATGTCGTGTGGAAGGGACTAAGACTCTAGTGATGGGTATGACAAAGTGGGGCTTCTGCTAAGGATGGATGGGCTGAGGTTATTGGATGAGATTGGGCCCGGGTTTGGTGGAATGAAAATAGGGAGGGTTATATGTGTTTGGTGAGATGGATTTGGGCCTAAAATAGATGAAGAGGAGTTGATGCCAAAATTAGAAGAAGCAGAGTAGGCAAAAGAACTTTCATTGAAGAGAACGTCACGATATATGTACAACCGATTAGAGGGAAGATGTAAACATTTATATCCTTTGTGTATAGGACTATATCCAAGAAAGAGATACGACAGAGAATGAAGatgaattttatgattattgtaGGGTCGAAGGTTGGGGCAACATTCAGAACCAAAGACCTTGAGAAATAAGTAGTCTggttcatttttaaaaagaataagatgTGGTGATTTGTTATAAAGAGAAGGGGAGGGGAGAAGATTAATGAGATAAGCTGCAGTATGAAAAGCATCAGACCAAAATTTATATGGAAGTGATGTCGTTGCTAAGAGAGCGAGACCAGTTTCAACGATATGGCGATATTTTCTCTCTacaataccattttgttgatgtgtatgAGGACACGACAGTCGATGTGTAATACCTTGATTTTTTAGGAGATTGGTTAGGGGTCGAAATTCTCCACCCCAATCACTttgaacaattttaattttggcaTCAAATATTagttcaacattttttttaaaaatgacaaAGGTTGATATGGCATCACCCTTATAGGCAAGCGGATAAAACCAGGTATATTGACtataatcatcaacaaagaaAATTTAGTATCGAACATCATGTGAAATATAAAGTGAGGGTCCctaaacattaataaatattaagtataaaGGTCATGTGGACCGAGtagcattaaacttaaaaggTAGCTCTCTACATTTAGCAAGTGgacaaatagataaaaaaaaaaaaaaaggaagatgaaTGAATATTCTGAATTCTCATTAAATAAGCAAtgtatacaagaggaaatatTTTGCCTAGACAACACAACAAATAGAGGACATGCTCTGCCAAAATACACGGCATTGTGCAGAGTTTGTTAGAAACCTTTGTTGGTACAATTACAGTAGTGTCCAGAGGACACTAAACAACCTAGCTATCTATGTAATTACAAAAGCCTCTAGAGCTATAGCTGATGTGTGGGTCTTGCTTTGTCACTTGTGATTTGGAGTCCAACGTGGAAGGCTCAATAGTTTGGACTCTTTTTTGTTTAAACTCAGTCTGGACTCTTTTGATAGTAAGCAAATTGAGGCTATCTAGGAATGAAATAATCTACTCAACCCCCGATCGATCGCCAGCATGATCAAGTCTCCCAAGTACCcctttttttggaaaaaaaaaaaaaaaagataaaaaattggtAAGGTTCATATCATGCATGCAGATCAGTTCAATTCATATCCCCTCCCTTGATCCTTTAGCTCAAAGCATGCATTTGGTTTGAAATCTAAACTCTTTTCCGAGATTTCGTCGAAGACTTTGCAGCAACCGGCTGCATTACATTCCATTAATTGAGGATTATTACATAGGCCACATGAGGGGACTCATGCATGTACGTTCAGAGGAATTAAGTAGAAATTCGATGCTGGCCATTTTTTTTACAGGATATTCATGCATCAAAGATCTTAGGTACTGGTGTTATGTGGACTTGTTcgacttttttatttcttaggaAATTTAAATACTACTTTTAACCATATTTGAAAAGTATAGTGATGTTTTGCATGGCACAACTTTATTATCTAGTGATGATATGGCACAACTAGCATTGCTAGCTTTATAAATGGACTATGTacgatttctttcttttttcccataaaattacaacataCATTTTGTTAATTGAAAGGTAAAATGGAAAGCTACGTGAATAATATTGTGATCATTATGCATGATTTCATCGTCAAATCAATTAGCAGGAATATTGCAATTATAGGGGTGGAGTAAAGTTCCCAGCTTTtcgcattttatttttctaaaagaagCTGGATTCTAATCAATTGAATGGATTaatgctaattaatatatattttgaagtttatatatatatatatattattcctgTAATAACGGagaaaagtttatatatatatatatatatatattgatctaatTTGCATGCACATCCATAATCACAGCACGAATCTCTATGCGCATGCACTGCATCCATGAATTCAAATGCGTGCATGTGCACTACTCTTCGCGTGCACCATGTTAGCTACCTCCTTATGAGGTGCATTGGGTTTGTCTTGCTCTCTGATCGAAGATCAATCAATGTTAATGTGTACGATGTAGGATCTTTAAGAATTTCTATCTTTATGTTTGATATATAGACTGTCCTACTGTAAAGAGAGTTCCACCAGATGCTAGCTCCATGcagcatatatattaatcataaatGCAAGCATTAATATGATGACCAAGCATCACCATGACTCTTGTACAATAGCCTCACCACAGAAAATAACGCCCTCATGCTAGTTGTTTGAGATCATCTAGATCAATGTTTCTTATAGCACAACACAACAGCCACCACAGCATAGCACAACGATAGAATTAGTTAggattttgtcttttatgttttgtcttattttttttctaaaatgaaattgaaaggtTGATGGGCATGGTACCTCATCATAGTGGGATAAGAGTGATGATGTAGTATGTAGAATTTCCGTTGTCATTCTCAATCACACATGCTTATGTGGCACATTTCAAGTGACTGTCACATCAGCAGGTGAATTGTTCCCATATAAATGACAACAGAGCTCTGCCCTCTGCTATCATATTGGTTAGGATCTATTATATCAATGTTTCTCTTCATTTTGCTATCATTCCTGAGTTAGATAAGCAATGATTTTTTTCCCTGTTTCATTTTCAGCACTTGTTGTGAAAAGTGTCCCATCTGCCGCGTTTCTATAGAAGACCGTTTGCCTGTCTATGATGTGTAGTTTCAGCTCAGACACGGAGGCCACCAGGGTAAGGCTTCCTCCAAAACCATACATTGTTGCTTGTGTTTTTGACTAAGCAAGCACTTAGAAGCTGTGGCAAATATGgttattttgatcatttttgtcagTGTAATACATCACATCAGGAACTGTATATATACTAATGTGTAGTGCGCAATTAATTGAAACACTTGCTGTTTTGCATGTCTTGTTAACATCCTAGTGTTACAATGGTTGTTAGCTTTAATGGTCGATGATTATAGTGAaattcaaactattttcttttgtttggacTAATTGATACAATAATTGTCCATCGTTTACTCTCTTTACAGTAAAAATGCATACCATAAATGACCgatcaaaaacaaataaataccaTAAATGTATCCAAGTCTTGATAAATGGAAACCATAAAATGGATGAAAAGCAAGCTCATCTACTTAGGTTAAGTGGAGTAGGATGATTAATTAAATCATAGTCTGTACTCTGAAGGCACGAGTTGAATGAAGTTTTGTTCTTATGGAGTGTACCAATCAATAATAATCTATATGTCAATATTATATACTTTCCAAGGCTTGTGTTCTTATGAAATTATAGccataaactatttcactatattagtattaaatagCAATTAGTTACCTTTTAGTTTTCctaatttgtgtttttttttttcaacttatatCCTTTTATCTCGACCTCTTTCTTCACTAGAATAAAGTATACAAGGTTTTTCATCATCGATTAGAAAAGGGAGTAAGGGAATAGAGCATTAAGTTCCTCTATTAAACTTTGGAATAACAAAATGCTCAACATTCATATGCtttaagagattttattttattatataatctctCAAGATATGCTAACTTAGTAACATAAAgtattctttatttaatattatcagTCATGCCTGTGCAATTGTGCATTGCACAAGTTGAAGACTAATGAATACATCTTATGGTTGAGACCCCATGCCTCTAAATTCAATCCACTGCCCTCCCCCATTCATATCAGTAGCAGTTTTCTCAGCCAAAACAAGTACAAGTAATGATGTTCCTTCCAATAATCACTCGGAATTCAGGTTGAATCATATAGTAAGCCAATTGAATTCCACATTTatgtactattaaaaaaaaaaaaaacaatcttgTAATAGTAACACTCAAGCACGCGTTGCAGTGATTGCCATAGATTCAGCCATGGGATTTGTGGTGGTAATTTCATCGGTACTGATAGACTTTCTGTCCACTTTGACAAGAAAATCATTGAAGCACTCGTCCAAGGTTATGAAAGTTTCATCAGGGTAGAGAGTGCTCACTTCAACATCTTGAGGGCCATCGATTTGGAAATTGATTTGACAGCCCTTTATGAATATATCATGGGTGAATGATGCAACAATACTTTGAGGCATGCGATTCTCTGCAAATAATATACAAAGAAGGAAAATGTCTGAAagttatgataaaatataaagcaAAGACCAGTATCTGCagtatattttgaaaatattccaacatgttataacataaaaaataaatataaaaaagaaaagaaaaggacctGCAGCTGCAGCTAGTAGGTCGTTTTCAGTGACGGTAACTCGAGGGAGTGTCTTTCCAATCTTTTTCTCCCACAAAGATGCAAGCTCATTGATGTTGTAGAGATTGCAGGTCGGTCGAAAATGCACACATTTGTCGAGGGTTCGAGTGTCATCAACAGTTTTCATTGTAAATTTCCCAATATCAGTGCCAGCAACAAAGTACGCTGCAATAGTAAACTCAAAACAAGTACAAGTTACAACAACTACAGATCATCGATAGtcatataagatattatatataaatctttcatttttcaaagagCTAGGGGTTGGAAAATGAGAAAGCCAAGGAGAAACTGAGTTAGCAGCCATGGTTctagatcatcttcttctttcaaaCACCCCCATCAGTTATGTTAGATTTGTAAGTTCTGTAGAGATAGTTAATGGAGTGGTTGTTTGTACCTAGCTAGGTACAGAGTCTTCCGATCACAAGTTGAACAGTAAACTATCAAAGCctcattttttactttatttacaGTGTGTTTGACAATTTAGAGAGTCATTGTACATAATAGTTCTCACCATCTCGATTAAGTCGTTTTCCATTGGAAAATTATGATAACTGACAAAGAAAGAAGACCTAAACGGCACTTGAGGAAAGATACACTTACAGAATTACTGGGTACATTTGTCTCCAAAATCCTTACAGGAAAGATACACTTTCTTAAATTCCCAACTCTAGAAAATGATaagcttctatatatatatatatatatatatatatataatagttcgGGAAAGGTACCAACTCTGTAGCTGTAGacatatatattgatgaatcTTATCGTATTAGCATCATGTCATTCATCAAATATCGTATAAAAAATCTCGCTGATTTGGtgggtgggatgagacataaaattctcatattatctcattgttgcacatttttcaaatctctatataaaatataataaataattcaatttttttaaatttcaattcaacttttttaaatcccaatataataataatactaaaacataatattttaaatattaaaacaaaatataaaattctcatctcacttttcAAACCTGCGTTAGTCAACACGTTTGAAAAGTCGTGTTCACCAACTTATTTGATTCATATTAATTCATAGATGGGTACGTGAGACCGACTTACGTACAAgaaattaatatgtattttatcTAAATGCGAATATGACACACTATATACATGTTGATGGTGCCTCCAAGATCATTAAACAACAGATCTAGAATAAACTAACCATGCATAATGTGCTACAATTgtcttaataaatattaataaaatagagattttcatgtatgattaattatataaggtcaggtttgaatagtgaattaagataaaagttaaaaataaaataaaatattattataatattattttttaatattattattattttaaaattaaaaaaaattaaattatttattatattttatataaaaatttataaaaattataataatgaaatagattgagattAACTCTCAATCATCTAAGAATCAAAATACATATTAGAAAGCTGATAAAAGGACAATTAATTACTGTGCGTGATAGGTACACATTGGACGGATGCATTATATTTGTTCTTATAGAGTAATGATCTGTATAAGTTCGATGCAATCACTTTGTAAAAAAGTtaatcttattataaaaaatcttttttttttaataaaagtcacttttatatatatatatatatatataaaagtctgCACAAACTCCtaccatatataaaaaattgctCCATCCCCTCTGATTACTAGCTATTTCTTTGAAAATTCAAACCAATATTGCCAACTTTAATTGACGCTTGCAAAAGAAATTATGGTACCCTCTCCTACTTACCTACAAAGTACCCCCCCAACCCCCACCGTGACTCTATGCATTAAactctattttataaaataatgatttatgtaagttttaaataaatcagtgttatataattttttagtaaaatttattttttttagtgaaagggtaatgttatttatttattatattttatttataaacttatcttcatattatataataataataaaaagatgacgattttttcttttgaatttgtcACTCGTAATTATATATCATGACGTGTACACAAGTGTTGGAGTCAAAATCACAGGACAGTGACCTGGCATCAACCTTTGAGCAACAACAAAGTCAATTAATTAATCGTTTCCTaccacacatatataaaaaatctgtcCATCCCCTCTAATTGCCAGCTGCTAGCTACgtactttttctttgaaaacataaacaaataatGAAATTCACTGGTCCTGATTAGGTTccgataaatttttttattatttaatgattaaaaaattattttttaatgatattataatttttttaaatatttaaaaatataaaaataataataaaaaaaattttattcttatgaTCGGCACATCTCGTGGTACACCTCAGTGGGTGTAGCAGTAGCACTGCGCAACAAAGATTGGTCCAATATTGCCCACTTTAAATGAGGCGTaccaaagaaggaaaatgaaaagattacTAATTCCTATTTACTActaatttattcttctttttatatttaattttttaaaaaaattttttattttatttaatagttaagaaagtgactattgattaaataaaattatatattttttttaattttttcttaataattaaagatattaaaaaatacttaaaaaaatgataaaaaaataaaaaatttgaaacatagtATGAGTGATAAAAGAGGAATAAACCGGTTGGTAGGGTATATTACCCACCAAATAAATGGTACCCTCAACCCCACCACTTCCATTTAATTGCATGCTTTTGGCGCTTtgtattaaacaaaattatagtACTTTATCCTTCCAGCTATTTGCTAACTTTTCACTTTCTACCCtcaattattactttttcactgtgcttaattttatcattatgttaaattaatgagaaatgatatctacagttttaaaatatataagtttcatatattttttttaaaaaataaatattataaaatttatatgaaaaaattaattttttaagaataaatctcattcttttttaaagagagtggACGGGACTTGTACATTAAcctaagattatatataatattactctaaatTAATACGTgaacatatatattatcatcATCTACCTTGATCATGACCTCATTAATTTACTATATAAGAGTATATTATATGtttctttcaagttttttatttccttgttttTCAAGAGTTGTGGGAATTAACCATcgaattataaatataatttcattaattctAGGATAGAATATTTTggttaatattataataatcttcttataaaatataaagtaagTTTCGAGTTGGAATGACAGGTCATCATGTCAAAATGAAGAGTTCTAAAACACAGGATTAACTGTAACTTTCTTCCTAACTAgctaataactatataattagtatttgtcattgtagtatataattattaactaacatatatatatatatatatagatcactactaaattaattagcttaatataaataattagtgaAAGAAAGCAAACATGCATATGACAATGTATGCATAATGTCGTCGGTCGGTCTCACCTTTGACAATACCATCACCGTAGATTTGGAACTGATCCAAGGGAGGAACAACCTCGGATGGGTGAGTGTTGTCGTAGTAAGGCCAAGAAGCAATGGAATTGCAACATATATACGTGTAGGGTATGCCGGACGCCTCGATCGAACGCCTAACCCTTCTCTTTTCTATGTACATGGTCAGCCCTGGCTCCACCGGATCAGCTCT
Protein-coding sequences here:
- the LOC108993261 gene encoding leucoanthocyanidin reductase-like — encoded protein: MTATPFVPAAKSTCRVLIVGATGFMGQFVAEASLLTGRPTYLLLRPGSVSPSKAKSIKNLQDKGAIILHGLINDKEVMEKILKEHEIDVVISAVGGEKVLDQLTLIEAMKASGTIKRFLPSEFGHDVDRADPVEPGLTMYIEKRRVRRSIEASGIPYTYICCNSIASWPYYDNTHPSEVVPPLDQFQIYGDGIVKAYFVAGTDIGKFTMKTVDDTRTLDKCVHFRPTCNLYNINELASLWEKKIGKTLPRVTVTENDLLAAAAENRMPQSIVASFTHDIFIKGCQINFQIDGPQDVEVSTLYPDETFITLDECFNDFLVKVDRKSISTDEITTTNPMAESMAITATRA